ACTCCTGAACCTGAGATTAAGATAAAGAAGGGAATGTCAAGCGCTGCAAAATTCGTGACTGCAATGCTCATTGCTGCATCGATAATTCTTGCCCTTTATCTGGTGAAGAATAAGAAGGACAGGCTGAAATCTGAAAAGCCCTGATTATTTTTTATTTTTTAATTATCTTTTTTAAGTTTTAATAATAATTTTCTATAAATTAATCCTATTTTTAATTAATCTTAGTTCCATTAATTTTCTTATGCCTTTTTGGGAATCAGATAAATGAGGAGAATACTCCCCTAAGCCCGTAGCTCATAATCATAAACATTACTGTTGTTCCTATTATGAAAACGAAAATGTTCTTTACACCCGCTCTTATGTCTCCGCTCTTTATTATTGAAACAATCATTGCAGAGAAGAATGCTGTAACACCGAGGCAGAGCAGGGCAAAAGTCCTGAACTCGGGGGCTGTTATTGATACTTTTGAGAAGGCAACCGGAAGGGTTCCCATTGCTGACTCTGCAGAGGGCATCTCAAGTGTTGAAGAAAGCTTGCTCACTACAAGGAGAAGCTGGTAAGAAAGCGCCATCAAGAGGGGCGCTGCAAATATTGTTGCTGATGTTATGAAAATCACATAAGTTGAGACATTCGCAGCCATTTCCCTCATCATAAGCTGGTTCTCTTTGATGTTGGTTGAGATTCTTGAAAGGAGGGGGCCCATTTCGCCGCCTGCCTCAAGCCCCTCAATTATAAGGCTGACTGAGCTTTTAAGGACATTTGAATTGTATCTTGATGCGAATTTCCTCAGGGAAACTTCAAGGGAAGTGCCGCTTGCGGTTTCCTTTGCAATCATCTCTATCTCCTTTGCAAGCATTCCAAATCTTGGGCGTATTGCAAACCACAATGCCTTGTCAAGGGTCATTCCTGCATGGACATTTGCGCTTGTCAGCTGCAGAAAATCAGCAAGAACGCTTTCAATCTCGTTTTTTCTCTTGTACATGAGAATGTCCAGGAACAGGAAAACAGAAAGGAAAGCCATGAGGAATATGAAAATGAATCCTATGACAAGCATGGAAAGGAAAACAAGAAGCCCCATTGGGATAGAAGTGCCCATGGAAACGATATAAATGCTGTAAACAATGGACACAAACAGCGCCCCGAGCCCTGAAAACGTTATAATCTTGTCCCTTAATTCCTCGGGAGATGTGTCAAAACCTGATTTAAGGAGATAATACCTGAGAAGGTGCTTTCTTATCTTCTTCCTTTCCTCCTCAATCTTCTTTGCCTTGGCAAAGGATTTCTCATCTGGCCATGATTTTTTCGGATTCTGAGATTCCTTCAAAAGCTCTGCCTTGGAATTTTTCCTGAACATGCTGAAAAATCCCTTTCGCGCCTGCTCATTGGGCTTCTCATGAATTGGAGAGGGAGATTCAGGCTTTGGGCCGGGATGCGCTTCGCTTATGGCTTCTTTTTTTGGAATATTTTCAGGAGCATTCAGAATTTCAGCTTCCTTTTTCATCGAAAAATTTCTCTTTCCTTTTGACTTTCTTTTTTTAGACATTTTTCCTTATATTCCGACAGCAGGCCTTGACGAGCGTATTATAGAGAGGAACATGAACTGCATGAATGCCACAAACATCAGGAACACCATAAGAATCTTGAAGTCAATTGGAATTGACATGAGAGTTGACAGGACTATTGTCATTGTAACGCCAAGCGTTGGAAGGATTATTGCGATTATCATGTAAAACATTGCAAGCGGATTGAGCTTTCTTCCATACTCAGTTATTGAGATGTGCTGCTCTTTCACTATCTGCTCAATTACAGAGCGCAGGCTTTTTGAGGCATCTGCCCCTGTCCTCAGGGAATTGAGAATCTGCCAGAGTATCTTTCTCAAATCATCCGAGGGGGTGAGCTCAACCTCCTCATTAATTGCATCCTCAATGGGCGTTCCTAAATCAATCTGCTTTATTATGTGCCTCATGTATTTCCCAATAGTCTCATAGTTCTGGGCAACACCTATCATTGAATTATAGACATCGATTCCTGACTCAAGCTCAACCATCAGGAATCTTCCTGCAAAAATTATCTCCTTTCCTATCTCCTGCTTTTCCTTCATTATCTTTACATCAGGAGCATGGAGGAAGAAAAAGAAGAATCCAAGGAAGATGAAAACCAGAAAAAACATGATGACCGGCGAAAGCCCAAATCCCTTTACCATCGCCAGCATAATGAATGCAAAGCCTGTGCTCATCATGGCTGTTGTGAGAAGGGTTTTTTTCAGAAAATCCTCTGGAGAGTCCTTGTATTCTGTCTGCCTTAGCTTGAAGGCAAGCTCAGGATACTTCCTTGCAAGTCCGTGAAGCCATATGTTAAAAAGCGCTATTTCATCATCACCCTAAAACATTATAATAATATAATAATAGCTAATATCCAATCCAGTATCCGATCACTCAAACTTCCTGTTGGCCTTGACGAATTTCATGAGATTATCCTTGTCTGTGTAATACTCAGCCATTACAAGCCCAACCTCATCTATGCTCTTAAGATTCTGATTGACAAGCCAGTTGAGGATTAATTCCTTCTCCTTAAGGTCAGATTCTATCTCAGAAACGCTCATTCCGGTGAATAGCTGCAATGAGTCAATGAGGCTTATTGACTTGTTCATGGTGTTCATAACATCCTTTCTCACATCATACTGCATCAGCACATTTGCAGATGCATCTGGGAGAATCTCTGCAAGCTGGAAAGACCTTCTCATGCCTGTTCTCCTGTTCCTGTACTGCACAAGCAGGAGCGATATTGCAGGAAGCATGGACTTGGGAGTGTTAATGGGAGGGCTTGTCAGCCTTGTTATGGTTTCAGAGACGCTGTTTGCGTGCACTGTTGCATAGACGCTGTGCCCTGTGTGAATTGCCTCAAAGAGGACCTCTGCCTCGTTCTGCCTCCTTATTTCTCCTACAAGAATCCTGTCCGGCCTCATTCTCAGTGAATTGACAAGAAGGTCAAGCATTGAAATCTCGCCCTTGCCTTCTGGATTAGGTAGCCTTGTCAGGAGAGGCACCCAATGCAGGAATTTCGGGAGCTGAAGCTCTCTTGTGTCCTCAATTGATATTACTCTCTGGTTTGGAGGGATGAAAGCGGCTATGACATTCAGGGTGGATGTCTTTCCTGATGCAGTTCCTCCTGTAATCAGCATTGAAAGCTCATACTGGATTGCAAGCCATATTATTGCAGCAGCATTCACTGGGATTGTCTTGTTCTGCAGGAGGCTTGTTATTGTCCATGGATCTGAGGCGAATTTCCTGAGGGTGATTGTATTCCCTCTGGATGATATCGGAATTAAAGTGCAGTTTGCCCTGTCTCCTGTGCTCAGGTGGGCGTCAAGAAGCGGGTTTAATATGCTTATCTGCCTTCCAACCTTCCTTCCGATCTGGGCAGCATACTGCTTAACCTGGTCCTCATTCTCAACCCTTACATTTGTCTTGAGCCAGTTGTATTTCTTGTGATAAACCCATGCGGGCTCGTCTGAGCCGTTTATGACAACCTCCTCAAGCTGGTTGTCATCCATAAGAATTTCTATGCTTCCCATCCCGAGGCTTCTCTGGATAAGGTATGCTGTCATGAATTCCTTGTCCTTGTCGCTTGCGTCAGTGAAATACTTGCTTATCAGGAAGCGTATTGACTCGCTGAATCTCTTTTCAACAATATCAGTTCTCTTGACATCAGTCATTTCATTTATCCCTAGGTCAACCTTGTCCACGAGTTCAAGCCTTATCTTCTCAAGAATCATCTGGGTGTTGGCGCTTATTGTAGAAATTGAAACTTCATAGATTGGGACAAACTCTCCTTTTTTCCTGCATATTAAAATGTCAATGGGCATTCCGTCTGAGAGAAAAGAATACTTATCAATTATCCTCCTTTCGGGCTCATCCTTTGCAGAAACAGCGCTTTTAGCTAAGATGGGAGAGGCTTCTGTCTTCTTATGTGTTTTTTCCTCAGAACTTTTCCTTCTAAACAAAAACCTGTTAACTTTCGCCCTTTCCACCACCTCTTTTTTGATAAAACGCTTAAAAAAATAAGCGAATATTAAAAAAATTAAAAAACAAATTTTTTGATTTTGTCAGCATAGATTCCTGAGCTCCCTGAAATCATTGTTCAAATCACGCTTCTTTGCATTAAGCCTCCCTAAGCTTTCCTTCGCCTTGTCCAATGACTGGTCCTTCCCAAATTTTGGCATCATCTCGGATATTTTAAACTGCTGCTGTATTGAATTAAGGCCGCTCTTAACATCTGAAACATCATTTGAGATTTTATTTATAATTTTGGAAATCTCATCCTTGTTCTTAAGAACAGATTCAAAACTTGCCTTAATCCTTTTAAGGCTTGCCTCATGCCGCTCAACATCAGAAATCCAATGCTTAAGCATTTCCTGAAAAAGCTCCCTTTCTGATAAAACCTTTTTTGGAGCTGCTGATACTTTCTCATTTTTCTGCTTTTGGCTTCCTATGATTTTTGAAACTCCTTTGTCAATTATAAGCTGCTTTGTAAGGTGGGACTCTATTTCAACTATCCCCTCATCCTCAAGAAATTCTGCAAGCTTCTGGACAGTTTCCTGCCCGAGATTAAGGAGAGATGATGCTTCCTCAACGGAAACTGATTTTTTCTCTCTCACGAGATTCACAAGCTTGTCCACGTCGGTTTGTATCTCAGCCATTAATCACTCCTATGAAAATGCTCTTTAAAAATGTTTCGCCTGATTATTATTATTACTATTATTGGAAAGCAGGATAATCATCCTGCTCAGCATGTTATATTAATTGCGCTTATCTCATAAAATGAAGCGTGCGAATCATCGGGGTCAAGCCTGAACCAGGAAGGCATGTCCGGATTAGCGAGCGCATTGTCAACGCAGACATAGTTTGTAACCCTGCTGCTGAAATAAATGTAATCCACAACGCTTTTTGTCTTTGCAGTTATCCCCTGGCTTGTGAGCTCTGAAACATCCACAAGGCTTTCTATTCCGTAAGGGGATGCTGAAAGGTTGCCTGAAAGCCTCATAAGGAAGCTTGGCGCGAAAACAGAGGAAACATAATATGAATTGTTAAGGTGGTTGAGAAGGACTGAAGTATCAGAGCCGGATACAAAATCCAATGAAGGCGCCTTATGTATGCTGTTTGCAACCCTGCCGTAAGTGTTGACAGAATAAAGCGGATCTTCAAGGTCAATTATGCTTATCCCTGAAAATATCATCTTTTCCCTGTGCCAAGAAGCAAGCCCGCTGACATCCCAGATGTGCATGCTGACATTTATTCTTATGTCAACCTGCCAGGGCGAGCTTTGGCTTATTGTGAGATTGTTGAATGTGAAATTCACTTTAAGATTCATCTCTTCAGCGTGGCTGTTTATCCGGTAAGCCCAGTCAGAGAAACTGCTCCCTTCTAAGAGGGCTATGGAATAGTTTCCGATGCTTTTATTGAAAAACGCCTCCTGAAATGCAGAGTTCGTGTCATTGAGAAAAAATCCTCTTGAGGACATGTATTCCTCAAGCCCCATAAGTGTTCGAAATCCTGAGATGTAAAGCCCTCTCTCAAGGTCCTTGTCAACATCCTTGACAAAATCATTCATTGACTTTATTCTTGAGCTTAATACCTGCCCCTCTTTCCTGAGCTCATACCTTTTCTGGAAAGATGCTGAAAAAACAAGCACTGCAATAAGATAGATTGCTATCACTGTGAAAAAGAATCCCTTCTTTCCAACTTTCTTCCCAAAAAATCCTTTAATCCTGAATTTTCTCATTTCCAAACCCTTGCCTCTATCCTTGCAGGCCCCCACATTGAAGGCACTCCTGATATTGTTATTGAGTCCACCAGAAGGCTTTCCTGCCCTATGTTAACATCAAGAATCCCGTCTGAATTTATGTCCAGCTGCCGAAAGATGTTGTAAACAGCAACATTAACCGCATCGCCTGAATCATAGGATGATGTCCTGAAAATGCAGCTGCTTGAGCCGGAGTAATCCTGCGGAATCCTGATTGTGGAGTTTGTTCCGTCGTTGAATTCCAAAAGCCAGATGCACCCTGAAGCGTGATTCTGAACACTCGAATAGGATATTGAGCTGTTCATAAGCATTGTGTAAATTATCCTGTCATCAGGGCTTCCGCCAAAGTCCTTCGTTGAAGATGTTCCAACGCTTATACTTATTGGATTATTCCCTGAATGGAGCGCTGACGTGGGTATGCTCACAAGGAATGGGTCTCCAAGGGAGGAATAATTGCTCCCAAAAGCTGAAAGGCTGAAAACCCGCACCGAATTCACAGTAAGGTTATGCGTCCAGTAATATCCTGAATATGAAGTTACCTTTGCGTCGGAAACAGCGAACCCTTCAGGAATTTGCAGGGTTCCTGAAGTTATATAATTTCCAAACTGCTGGCTCTCAAGCGTGATTGGAATCTTCCCAAAAATGAACTGAGGGCTTGAAGGGGTATAGTTTATTCGCAGGTATGAATTCGGGTAAAGAGTTGAATTAACGCCGGTTATAGATACAATTTGGTATGTGTATACAAGCGACTGGTTCACTATGGTCGTAGCTATTTGCTGGTAAAATTCAAGAAGTTCTGTCGGATTGCTGCTCATATATACCGAGCCGTTGCCTGACTGGGCTACCATTACAAGCGTCCTGTTTGCGTTGTAGCATGAACCAAGAGGCCCAAATCCAACAGAATAGACAGTCGCGTTCAGGGATTCATGAACCCTTGATGAGCTGTAGTTGGCGTTCAGAATGGCACCGTTGCAGTCGGTGTTTGCGCAGTCCCCTGAATTTCCGCCACAGCATTCGCTTCCTGTCGTTGAGTTTCCCTTATATGAGCTGGAGCATGATCCTGAACTTGTACACCTGTATCCCGTGATGCCATCGCTCATAACAAGAACATATTTGTTTCTTGATGAATTGCTGCTTGAGTTTAATAAGTTGTACGCTATGTTTATTGCACAGCAGATGCATGTTCCCCCACTCGGATTGTAGGAATCAACCTGATTTTTCAATGCTGTTGAGGAAGTGCTGTAATATGAATTTGCATGGTCGTTAAAATCCACAAGCCACAGTTTGTTCCCTGAAGAATTCATGATTATGTCTATGAATTGGTTGTCAAGGCACTTTGCAAGCGATATTCTGCTTGTGTCATTCTGGTAAAGATTTGGATCATTGCATGCCACTGTTTCCCCGGTGTGATCAGCAGGTGAGACAGTGATGCTGTAGCCGCTGACATTCAAGTAAACTGCTGAAACGTTAATCTCATCATAAATCAGGTTATTGTAAGCATCAAGATTGATTGCCCGAACTTGAATTTTCCTGTTAGCAGCAGTATTCCAAGCGCTTAATACCGCAGCATTATTTGCTGATATTATGCAGTTCCAATCAATAGTGTTCAAAGCATTATTGCCCATTGAAGCGCTAACACTGCAGTTAGAATACGCTACGTAACCAGTGCCGTTGTAGAATGCAACCTGCAAATCAGGACGCAGATTATTAGCATAAGTCGTGTTTGACGCCGCAGGATTATAACTGTCAATGGTAATTATTGCCTTAACTGCAGTAACAACTTGATAATTAACTCCTCCCGCCGAATAATTAACTGCTGTGCTATTCTGCTCAGCAGTCGCGGTGTAGCTTGTTATTTTTTCGCATATTACTGTTACATCATCTAACCAATGGTTTTCTCCGCTGCCTGTGGTTCCTCCGAATCTTATGCTGAAACCAGCATGCAAGTATTGGGAATCATTAGTGCTGTATGTTCTAATCACGTTCCAGTTGTCCTCTGTCCACTGGGTGAGGTCTTGGATATTATCCCAGTTTCCGCTTGAATCATTAAAGAAAAGATTGATGTTCCCTGCATCAAGGTCATCATCTCGAGTCCAGAAACTCACATAAACCTTAGAGCAACCTGAAGTGTTCAAGATTCCGGATTTACTCCACAAATACTTTGTCGATAATGAAGATGCGAGCAGTTGGCTGAATGTTCCAGCATGTTTCTGCGCTGCAGTATTAACATAACCTGAACTCGTCTTCGTCCAATTAGAGAGCGTTGTTCCCTCCTCAAAACCGTCACTTAAAATTGTAGTATTGACTAACGTTACGGCTGCCGAAGTTTTAAACTGCTCAATAGTAGTTTCTAAATCAGCACTCGTCCAATTATAAGTATTATTTGCTGTGTAATCTCCTACTTGCCAGCTCATGCTTCCTGAAACATCTGTAATCAGGATAACATCTGCATTCCCGCCGGTTATGTTACTTAGTTGTTCAAGCGCATAATGCCCTATTTTTATTGGAATTGTCTTATCGCTTATTGCTGAATAATTAAGCGAAGAAGAAAGGTTTGAATTGTTGAGCAGTACAGAAACACTTCCGTTCTGTGTAGAATAATATACAACAACTCCGCCGATATTTACAAAAAGCGGGGGCGCGGTTGTGTAATTGAGGAAAAGCTCCAGAGAGGTTATGTTTCCTAGAGCGTAAAATGACGAGTAAATATTGATGACACTGTCAACTCCGGGCAGGTATTCTGTTTTTGATGCTGTGTTAAGCTGTGAGTCGTAATAAACGTCGCTGTAGTTCAGGTCAGAAGTTTCTGTTTTCACCCTGAGAAATCCCCCGCTTACATATGCCTGGCTGGAATTTGATAGATAAATCTTCATCGTGTTCCTCCCTGGCTGGAAGAGAGAGAATTTTGAGCTGTTGAGGTAGCATTTTTGTGAGTGCATAAACCCTCCTCCTAAGCAGCTCAGGTTGCCTGCGCTGTTGCCGTTTATTGAAAGGGAAAATGGGCTTTCTGTGGAAAATTCAAGGTACGCTTCAGTGATGTTAATATAATTTGAGGGAAGCATGATGAACTGAGTTATGTTCCCCTGCCCGACAAGCCCGCCGAAATATGCATATGACGGAACTGACTTTGAGCGTATTGCCGAGAGGATTGCCCTCGAGGAATATCCCTCCCTGGGGCTGCTCTCATTTATCCCTGAAACAAGGCGGAAGGAGCTGACTAGGTAATCAGAGCTTCTGTTTGAAACATTATGCTCGTAAATTGGCTGGCCGTTTATGAAAATTCCAGAGCTTATGCTCTCAAAATCAGCCCTTAATGAAAGGTTGAGGAATTCCCTTGCGAGATTCTGAGCAACAGCCATGTTTCCCTCTGCCCAGAAATCCCCGATGAGCTCAAGGGCTGAACTGTTTAGGTTGGAATTCTTTATCTGCCCGAGCGCTATCAGAGATTTAAGGTATGAGCTGTTTAATTCGCTTGCTTTCACGCTTGAAAGGCTGACAATCATGTCATTGGAAATATATTCCAGGTTCTGGGTTGGAACAGAGCTTGAGTAAATTATTGAAACGAGGATTATTCCAGAGAGTATTATTGTGGAAGCGAGAAGGGCGTCTATTGTGAAGAAAACACCCTTTTTATCCATGAATCTTTTTGATTCCAAAATCATTGCCTCCATGAATACACGCTCATCCGGTAAAGGGTGCTGTTGTAAAGGACTATTCTCTCTGCGCTTGCAAGCATTGATGAAGAGCTGTTCCTTCCAGCTTGCGCAATTAAATTTCCGAGAGAATCCTTTATCAGAAAATAGTAATGGTTTGTAGTTCCAAAGAGGAATCTTGTTGTGTTGTAATCCTCTGAGCTGATATTGAGGAAGAGGAAAAGCTTGCTCTCGTTTATCTCATAGCCGTCATCGCTTATCCCTATCCTTTTCACATTATCTAGGTTCCAGTTCCTCGGGTAGCCAGGCGTTAGAATGCTGTCTGAAATTGAGTTTGCATCAATCTGGAGCTCCTCGAAGTCAAAATCCCTCTCATCAAAATATTCGCTTGAATACTTGAAATAAACAAGAACAACTGCTATAAAAAGCACTGATGCAATTACAAAGTCAAGAGACCACACCTGCCCTTTTCCATTATTCTTTCTTATGGGCATGATGGCATGTTAAGGCAGATTACGCCTTCCTCCTTTCTTATGTTATTGTAAATTGGGTTAAGGCTTCCCTTTACTTCTGAGAAGAAGAGGGTGTAGTCAAATTTTGAAGAAAATACTGCAAGGGTGTCATTTACGATTATCGCTGTGTAGGGAAGCCCCTCGATTGTCTGGGGCAGGGTGAAATTCCTTGAATAGCCGTCTTCCACAATTGAAGCAACATCAATCTCTGACTGAATCCTGTATGCAATGTCTTTTATCAGAAGGAGCTGCCTCCTGTCCTGAAGAATTGACTGCCTGTCGCTGATTATTCCCAAAAATCCGAGCATGATAACAAAGCCGAAAGCAATGAATATTATGAATTCCATAGTGAGCTGAGCCCTGCTGTTTTTGAAGAATGATTTTTTTGAAAACATTTTTTCCTATTCCCGCTCATCCCTGTATGCTGACATAGCTTCCCATAGATTCAATGTGGATGTATCTTGTGCCCTCTGCCTTATGTATGCTTCCGGTAAGGTTGACATCAGAGGGAACATCCACTTCAGAAATTGCGCTTCCAAATTTTATTCTGAAAACAACTTCCCTGTTGTTTACATCTATGCTGTCCACATTTGAAGGCATATAAACCTTGAGCATTGTTTTTGAAGGAGCGCCAAGATAATAAACCGCCTCTGCCTTGTCAACAACATCCTTTGCAATGTTATACGCCTGCTGGGTTATTATCTGGTTGTTGGAATCCCTTATCTGAAGGTAAAAAACTGAGATTAAGGGTATCAGAAGAAGAGTTACAAACCCTATTATTATTGAGAATTCAAGGCTAACCTGCCCTCTGACCAAACCTCTTTTTCCCATGAAATAAGAGGTATATGGCTCTATTTAAAAAATCTTTGCTCAAAAAAAGAGCGCCAATAAGCCAGAAATGAATTTGGGGGATTTATGCTTGCCTTAGGAAAAGAAAGCGCGAGATTGTTTTAAGCAAAATATTTAAATGAATTGAAAAATGTTAATAATGAAAAAGATGAAAACTAAATCAAAAAAACAGAAAATTGCACTTCTTTTGCTGTTCAACTTAATATTTATCGTATTTGCTTTGGAAGCTTTAATACGCATAACAAAAATCGACCTTGAGCTTGTTAAACCAACGCTTTACCTGCATAATAACGACAGAACAGTTTACATGCACAGCAATAACTCAGGCCGCCTCTATGAACTGATTCCAAATGTGTCAATAATCATTAATCGAAGCGTAGAAGGGAGATCATGCTATGTTGCAGAAGGCGATGAATATCCTGTGATAAATGTATCTATAAACTCGCTTGGATTCAGAGGCCCTGAGATGAAGGCAGAAAAAAGTCAGGGAAAAATAAGAATTTTTGTCTTTGGCGCTTCAAACACATTTGGATTCTGTGCAAGCAACAATGAAACATATCCCGCATATATGCAATATATTCTTGATGAGCGCTACCCGGAAAAGTTTGAAGTGTGGAACGCAGGACTCAACGCATATGTAATGTCACAGGAAGCAGCATATGCAGAGGAGGTTATAAAAAAATACCGGCCAGACATCATAATATTTCAGATTACAAACCGGGGAAGAAGGCCCTTCCTGATGGATGATGAGCAGTTCAAAGAGAACTTCATAAATAAGGAATTATATGATGAAAATTTTCCAATTATCTCAGAAAAAAAGATTCAATCAAATTTTGAGAGATTTCTTGCAAGAAACTCGGGAATTTACAGAAGCATAATCGCAACATACAATAATCTTTTTGTACAAAGAAAGATAAAGAATATGTCTGATTATTACCTCATAGACAATATTAATTATAAATATTTCAGCTCAGGAGCAGCCGTTTATAATGTGAGAAACTTTTACAACATTATAGAAAATAACGACAACCTTAGTTTTGTTCTCATTGGAATTCCGCTTAAGAATTGTGAAAAAAGCACTGAGTACTGCAACATACCTAAGGCAGCAGATTACATTAATCACTACTTTGCATACTGTGATTACAAAGAAGAGAAGAGCAACCTCGCGAAAATCTGCATTGAATTTGTTAATAAAAGCGAAGAATACTACCTGGTACATCCGCCGGCTTATGTTTACAAAGAATATGCAGAAGCAATAGTTAATTCCCTTGAAAAACGCGGTCTAATCAATTAAACTATTATAGCTTCAACTCTGGTTGAATCCTAAATAATGTTTAAATACCTCCCCGTATTACCCCGTTGTTAAATTAAACGGAGGAATCCAAAATGGAAAAAAATGAATGCTGCGGAAAGCACGGAATAATGCATTTTCTGATTATTTTAGGAATAATTGCAATAGCAGTTATGCTCTTCAAGTCATTCGGACAGAAGCAGAACATAACAATAGACAACTCAAACGCGATGGATGCAATATCTGTCTCTGGGGAGTCTCAGATTGAAGTCATGCCTGACAAGGCAATGGTGTATGTGAGCATTGTCACAAACAGCACATCAGCAAAAGAGGCAAAGGATGAGGCAGCGAAAATATT
This DNA window, taken from Candidatus Woesearchaeota archaeon, encodes the following:
- a CDS encoding type II secretion system F family protein translates to MKKEAEILNAPENIPKKEAISEAHPGPKPESPSPIHEKPNEQARKGFFSMFRKNSKAELLKESQNPKKSWPDEKSFAKAKKIEEERKKIRKHLLRYYLLKSGFDTSPEELRDKIITFSGLGALFVSIVYSIYIVSMGTSIPMGLLVFLSMLVIGFIFIFLMAFLSVFLFLDILMYKRKNEIESVLADFLQLTSANVHAGMTLDKALWFAIRPRFGMLAKEIEMIAKETASGTSLEVSLRKFASRYNSNVLKSSVSLIIEGLEAGGEMGPLLSRISTNIKENQLMMREMAANVSTYVIFITSATIFAAPLLMALSYQLLLVVSKLSSTLEMPSAESAMGTLPVAFSKVSITAPEFRTFALLCLGVTAFFSAMIVSIIKSGDIRAGVKNIFVFIIGTTVMFMIMSYGLRGVFSSFI
- a CDS encoding type II secretion system F family protein — translated: MFFLVFIFLGFFFFFLHAPDVKIMKEKQEIGKEIIFAGRFLMVELESGIDVYNSMIGVAQNYETIGKYMRHIIKQIDLGTPIEDAINEEVELTPSDDLRKILWQILNSLRTGADASKSLRSVIEQIVKEQHISITEYGRKLNPLAMFYMIIAIILPTLGVTMTIVLSTLMSIPIDFKILMVFLMFVAFMQFMFLSIIRSSRPAVGI
- a CDS encoding type II/IV secretion system ATPase subunit — its product is MERAKVNRFLFRRKSSEEKTHKKTEASPILAKSAVSAKDEPERRIIDKYSFLSDGMPIDILICRKKGEFVPIYEVSISTISANTQMILEKIRLELVDKVDLGINEMTDVKRTDIVEKRFSESIRFLISKYFTDASDKDKEFMTAYLIQRSLGMGSIEILMDDNQLEEVVINGSDEPAWVYHKKYNWLKTNVRVENEDQVKQYAAQIGRKVGRQISILNPLLDAHLSTGDRANCTLIPISSRGNTITLRKFASDPWTITSLLQNKTIPVNAAAIIWLAIQYELSMLITGGTASGKTSTLNVIAAFIPPNQRVISIEDTRELQLPKFLHWVPLLTRLPNPEGKGEISMLDLLVNSLRMRPDRILVGEIRRQNEAEVLFEAIHTGHSVYATVHANSVSETITRLTSPPINTPKSMLPAISLLLVQYRNRRTGMRRSFQLAEILPDASANVLMQYDVRKDVMNTMNKSISLIDSLQLFTGMSVSEIESDLKEKELILNWLVNQNLKSIDEVGLVMAEYYTDKDNLMKFVKANRKFE
- a CDS encoding SGNH/GDSL hydrolase family protein; translation: MKKMKTKSKKQKIALLLLFNLIFIVFALEALIRITKIDLELVKPTLYLHNNDRTVYMHSNNSGRLYELIPNVSIIINRSVEGRSCYVAEGDEYPVINVSINSLGFRGPEMKAEKSQGKIRIFVFGASNTFGFCASNNETYPAYMQYILDERYPEKFEVWNAGLNAYVMSQEAAYAEEVIKKYRPDIIIFQITNRGRRPFLMDDEQFKENFINKELYDENFPIISEKKIQSNFERFLARNSGIYRSIIATYNNLFVQRKIKNMSDYYLIDNINYKYFSSGAAVYNVRNFYNIIENNDNLSFVLIGIPLKNCEKSTEYCNIPKAADYINHYFAYCDYKEEKSNLAKICIEFVNKSEEYYLVHPPAYVYKEYAEAIVNSLEKRGLIN